The Aphidius gifuensis isolate YNYX2018 linkage group LG2, ASM1490517v1, whole genome shotgun sequence DNA window ATGTGggtttttaaaatacacacaTGATAGCAGTGATTACTGTGATTATTTCAAATTGCATCTAACAATAtagtattaattttcaattgacacTAGAATGTTTAataacttatttttaaatttacactaGATGATTTACTGTTTTCTATACATGAACttgcaattattaaaaaaaataaaaataaataaacacagaGAGATAACtttatatagatttaaaaatacttaataatttaaattatttttattttatatatttattattaaattgtatgtGTGTGTCAAACACTCTTGTGAACAACAAAATCTTGTTAGCAAGATGGTTTTGCTGCTCGACCacttaaatgattttttttttttccttttccaAAACACGAGAACATGCTttcatgcaaaaaaataaaagtatatttcatttaatttcattaattaattgatttaaaaaaaaggaaaaatatttgaaagaatttcttctttttatataatttttattgtttttaaaaaaaataatattataaattcaattgttaGAATTTCAGTgatatttgacaaaaaaaaaaaaaaaaaaatcatagatcATAAGGTGAATCTTTGGTATGGTGAAAATGTCAGGTCATCTTTGTGagtgtttttcatttttctctcCTTTCTCTTCATCATTACAAAatgtaatgttttttaaattcaattttttaatattttaaataaattactggCAATATTctgaatgattttaaattgtatgaTAGTTTATTGtgtattgaaattaattttgattaaaatcgATGAGAACATTGGTGACTGAgcaataaatcattttattatttgtacttGGGTTATTGAACCCGGTAATAACAGGAGTCATTCTTTTCTCGATTTATCAGAGCCAGACTCATCTCTTGAAAgtactcaaatttttttttttaatataaaatacgtAGGAACATTGGTTTAATGTTCTTCCTTTCATTGTTGACACAATtagttttatctttttaaatgaCGACGACGATAGATTAActcttgatttatttatttctttttgtctTATTTACAAAGTGATATTTAGAAgatgaattaaattgataaattttgatgattattaacaTGATTTAGCTGTCAGTTTAggtgatattttattattttaaatttcatttgattcaTGCTAATTTAATTAAGGCATTTTGCCTTAAAACTATCAGGAACTTTGGAGACTTCAACCTGACGTAATCCATCAcgtggaaaaataattttgatacttTTAGTCAACAGCTttgtaaaggaaaaaaaaatatttaatttaatttactttgttgatcgttattatacttttatctacaaaaaaaaaaagtaaagaaaaattattttgtaatgataaaaaaaaaaatatatcaacagttttttccattgaaatttattgacaCACCCATCGACTGTTGATCTGTGTCAAACAAtgacgttgaaaaaaaaaaaaattccgccTTCGTATACACAACAatagcaatttatttttttatttttttttttagacatgaaaattatctttgaaaatttgtatttagttaaaaaaaaatataataaaatatcaccTACATCTGACCTTCGAATCGTgagaaattatatttgtagaataattatttttaaatatatatatcaatatgaaaaaaaaaaacaaataaaggAGTGTCTTCTATCAAGTCAcgcaattaattataaaaaaagtacataaaaTTATCAGTTAGACacgtgattatttttaaaaaataaaaaataattctgtaaaattcattaaaatcatctgggttgataaaaataaacattttcttttcaataaaatcgatagaaatattattttatcttcaagAACTCTGTGAGTTTCGATTAcgtaaaaattacaataaaatctgAGCACAAAGTAAGCAAGATAAATTGCGTCATTGGGAAAAAAATGATCTAGATATTCTAGCACGAtttttatctgtatttttattttttctatcctttCAATTACTCTTTGTTTGTAGAAACagctgtattatttttataaaaaaaaacaactagttcatcaaagaaaaataattacatgtatttgttattaaattatttaataattataattttttttcaggcaTCAACAATTGATGGAAGACGAAAAGGTGCTTGTTTATTTTGTCAAGAATATTTTATGGATCTTTATTTGCTTGctgaattaaaaacaatatcattaaaaGTAACAACAGTTGATATGCAAAAACCACCACCAGATTTTCGTACAAATTTTCAAgcaacaccaccaccaataCTCATTGACAATGGTGATGCAATAttggaaaatgaaaaaattgaacgacatattatgaaaaatatacctGGTGgacataatttatttgttcaagATAAAGAAGTTGCAACACTTGTTGAAAATCTTTTCAGTGtaagtattaaatattttctaatattaatattttattattaataaatattaaataatatgctatttatatattttagaaattgAAACTTTTACTTTTGAatgcaaaagaaaaagataaggatccaaaatcatcatcattgatgGCACATTTACGTAAAATTGATGAACATCTTGGACGTAAAGGTACACGTTTTTTAACTGGTGAAACAATGTGTTGTTTTGATTGTGAACTTATGCCACGTTTACAACACATCAGGGTTGCTGGTAAATATTTTGCTGATTTTGAAATACCAGAAACTTTAGTTAATCTATGGAGATACATGCATCACATGTACAGACTTGATGCATTTTTGCAAAGTTGTCCAGCTGATCAGGATatcattaatcattataaattgcaacaggtattttcattttattttctatattacattttatatttaaattataaaattatatcaattgttttattgttttattacaGAGCatgaaaatgaagaaacaTGAAGAACTTGAAACACCAACATTTACCACCAGCATCCCAATTGAAgttaatgatgattaaatcaaaaattatttatcaatgacatgtgatttttataaaaattcacaaatatgtctaatttctttttttttttttttttgtttttcttgcGAGGAAAAAAGAGGAGATATGTACAAGATTACATTATGAccttcaaataattaattaatcatttcgttgaaaaaaaaaaaatactacaaaTGGTTTtaaaccaaaaatttattttcatgatatctTCCACATTTAATACACActaaattttctagaaaaagtaaattaaaacagATTTgtataaaagttttataaaaatttcatacatttttctataaatctTTGTatagaatttttcaaaagataataataatttagcttttttacctcaatttaaaatacaaaataaataatactataaaaatgatggaaaaatcaaaaaatacaatatttaaaataaatttaaaaagggCCTAATTGTACGTAaacttttgttgataaatattatttaaaaaatataaaaatttcaatttaaaaattcaataatatggGCACAAGtagaatcaattattttttgtttattaaattatttttgagttaaaatttaaacaggctatttaaaaaacaaatgaaaatacaacgaaaaaatactaatatattttatgttcacaagaattaaaatatatttaaaaattataataattctaCAATTgctattttgtattattaattaaatatatgttatattatatattttttttttcagtttatactcataaacaattgaaagaaaaaaaaaaaaaaacgaaaaaataaaatcaaatatatcagtttaaatttaattatcttgctgttaattgttttctttttaaattttgtttaatttaattttaattatttacagatTAAATAAGGATCTTTGACAAATTGTTGGAATTTAAAAAGACAGACagcttaattttaaaatagaaaattccccttcttttaaaataaaaagatttttttttttttattttcaattttgctTTTTCCATTCATAAATAAGTAGACTAAACTTGTCGTAATCATGTCAGCCATCTTTGACTGCTTTAATTCCAAAaataacttattattataaataaataaacaccaaataaaaaaaaaaaaaaaaaaagccccataaaatattacagaaatataaataaaattattaaataattttttcatttattatttttgtttattgatgaatcatttacTTTTTCTAGCTCTGAATATagttaaaattcaattgataattttttttcaaaaaatctaatcaatttgattaaattaaaaccaaaaaatataattaaattttaaaattcaggCTGTGATTTCACCAAATTTAACCCATATATATAAAGAGGGATTAAAAGATGGActccaaaaaaattacaaaaataaaaatactcttTCACGTGatacataataataagaaaaaattcatctatagATCTCGTAGCTGCCCTgatagaaataatctctccagATTTTCTCTGCGGATTTTCTACGCAACTGAGACTTCCGGAGAAATATTATTCCGGAGTTTCTTCCgattttctccgaatttttttgaaaaaaatctaaagtataatgaaaaatgaaaatagtcCGAGATTACTCCGTTAAATTTCCGAATGTCTTAATTAAgtagaaatccggagaaaatctgGAGAGATTTTTTCCACCAATCAATATTACTTCAAATATCAGTCCTAGGCATCCCGTAtaatgtttgaaatttttccgacacgaaaaaattgattaataattattttaaatactttaattttttttcgataattatttcacacgattttataaaaattaacattagaaaaataaaaaatatattgatagcgaaacatttaaattacaatattgcACAATATTGTCTCTAGAGGTCTCTAGTCTTCATGATTTCGCCGCCATCAAAATTGCACAGCTGATCAGTGTTCCCCGATGGACGACGTATGTATTTGTCGTCTTATCGCGCTCCATCACCTTGCAAtcttttcatcattaaataacaataataatataaaaggtaaagtaaataaaataaacactattaaaatgatattttaaaaattaaatattgtgtatttaaagtgataattaaaaatatatattgacttATTAAATAGGTGATTTATCTACAGTTAACTCCTACGCAATTTTTGTAAGAAAAACTACAAAAAGTATTTTGATTTTGTGATTGTGAAGGTGCTTACATCTGGACGTCTCGATGATCGTCGTCTggtatgtttaataatttagtaaaaatattataaataacactagatatatttttttatttttaaacaaatcatCAAGatgggaaatattttttttattatataaaagttgGCCATATGTCTacgtttgttgtttttatttatttatttttttttttcaatttaaaaatattgtttttcttattaaataaaaatacaaatctatAGATTTTTAATCTCTAAATTATTATGCCAATGAAAAATAGATAttagttgatatttttagataaaaataataattgttatttattttttttcaaccggtgttgaatattaaaaaaataatataacacataacctataataaaaacattttatatttttaataattattaatattgtattatttattatgaattattttggttttttattgtgagtgtttttattatttattaattgattattgttaaaatttattgtaggATTTTTAGAGACTCGTTTAACagttgtcattattatttgttttggcCATTTTCTGTTTTATCGATTAGACTATTTCATCACGTgcatatttatttaccaatcAAATTCATAAGCTTAAATTGGATTATGTATTACAAAATCATGTCTcctatttttcaataaattaccGCGAAAATtaataccattttttttttgcttttttttttatttaaaaaacacaaaaaagttattaataaaaattgtaaatatatttatattaatatttcagaataattaaaaattaaattttcaaatacattTGGAGTGAGTATAATAGaatgaagagaaaaaatataataatataaaatattttaaaacaaagataaaaaaagaatgaatatgcaagattattttcatgttaatgtttatttttggtTCAACGTTGTAATACTAAAATCTCGAAACGTTTtgtgtcaattattttattttattttttttgatgtggataaatatttgttgactAAAAAATTCCTAGACcgttaatcaatttttcatagttcaataattttttaaattcaattacatAATACACTAACATTTTGTgggaaaaaaattagtaaaactTACaaagtagataaaaaataaagaatacaattaaatttattatgacacGTGTTAATTGGCAATGtaaattaatgacatttttGCATCATATAAAAGTGTCAGTGTAAGTTTGGCATAATAGATTGGTATTTGTCGAAATATTCGTAGAGTAAAATAACCGTGTAAGACATGTATTAAAGACAAATGAGTGCGAATAAAATACCACATGTCGACAAACAGCTTATGTTTTGTCGGCAATTTTCACTGAGAGAAAATCTATATATTTCATGTATACATTTAAATGAGGAAGAACAAGACAAGTCAAGGATTCAAATGGAATGCAAGTGACTGTGTCAACTCATCTACAATTACCactgttttcattttttttttttctctttttctttttacacattttcatcatcatcatcacttgtATTCTCTCAGctacatttaaaattcaacatactattataataatgacacaaatatttttaataatttccatttgaatttttaattattaatttattaatttctctgtcaataaaaattatgttggattaattttttcttttttagtaaTACTATGTAGTGCaacaaagtaaataatatatgtatttttttttttgattaatatataatgatgaaaaagaattaaCTTGTgccaaaaatcatcattagaTATATACGAAAAATTCCCCTTAAAAATGGCTGTCATCCAAAATCTACAAAATTccagttttcttttttaaaaaaaagaaaaaaaaaaaaaaactaacaccTCTCTCTTCttctctcattttttttttttttttcactaaattttatttttcatactttttttGTCTTGCTCCCAAAAGTCTGTTTTAAATCATTTGGAACGTGTTATTTTAATCCTGGAATTACAGTTGAGACTTGCTCTTAAGTGTGTGGAAAATTCGGTTGAGTAAGTAGGCCTAATGGTGGGTCAgtatttaaaactaaaatgtcCAAGATAAATGAGTTATGATGTGTTGCATTATCCTACTATATTTTTGGATAATATTCTTGTATCTCTGagagacaaaataaatagatttaaaattatgaaaattaaaaagataaatagcTGTACTTGATGTATACAagcaaaagataaaataaaaaaaaaaaacaaataattatcaagacaaaaagaaataaacacaCATGGTACTGACTAATTATGTAGCACTCTTACGTTGCACAGGTGTCTGAATCAAGCGCATCAAAATCTTTGCCAAAATTCATACATATACACacattaagaaaaaatttattttatataccaaTTGCcacatataattaaattatttatatgcagcataatatatatattgtgactTGAATATATATGGGTCAATTTGATGCAATAAAtt harbors:
- the LOC122849907 gene encoding chloride intracellular channel exc-4, encoding MADEVQENGSSNGEVPEIELIIKASTIDGRRKGACLFCQEYFMDLYLLAELKTISLKVTTVDMQKPPPDFRTNFQATPPPILIDNGDAILENEKIERHIMKNIPGGHNLFVQDKEVATLVENLFSKLKLLLLNAKEKDKDPKSSSLMAHLRKIDEHLGRKGTRFLTGETMCCFDCELMPRLQHIRVAGKYFADFEIPETLVNLWRYMHHMYRLDAFLQSCPADQDIINHYKLQQSMKMKKHEELETPTFTTSIPIEVNDD